In a genomic window of Colius striatus isolate bColStr4 chromosome 2, bColStr4.1.hap1, whole genome shotgun sequence:
- the SRF gene encoding serum response factor isoform X3 has translation MLPSQAGAGNGAAAALARGSGLGRSPVPRGANGGGVAAAVAAAGPPGGRLEREALYSGSEGDSESGEEEELTGERRGVKRGLAEAAAAAAAGPAAGAAAAAYSGGGGGAGAVSGAKPGKKTRGRVKIKMEFIDNKLRRYTTFSKRKTGIMKKAYELSTLTGTQVLLLVASETGHVYTFATRKLQPMITSETGKALIQTCLNSPDSPPRSDPTTDQRMSATGFEETDLTYQVSESDSSGETKDALKPAFTVTNLPGTTSTIQTAPTTSTSMQVSSGPSFPITNYLAPVSASISPNAVTSANGTVLKTPGASAVTSGGLMPIPTGFTLMSGASLSPGTPPIPLAQLQPHSLALASQQAQVVAGTAGPLQQAQQTVFRFPARAGGQIVSLTGGTMAQQVPVQAIQVHQAPQQTSPSSDSSTDLTQTSSSGTGLV, from the exons ATGTTGCCGAGCCAGGCCGGGGCCGGGAACGGTGCCGCCGCCGCGCTGGCCCGCGGCTCGGGGTTGGGCCGGTCGCCGGTGCCGCGTGGGGCGAACGGCGGCGGGGTTGCGGCGGCcgtggcggcggcggggccgcccgGGGGCCGCCTGGAGCGGGAGGCGTTGTACAGCGGCAGCGAAGGCGACTCGGAGtcgggcgaggaggaggagctgaCCGGCGAGCGGCGCGGCGTGAAGCGGGGCCTggccgaggcggcggcggcggcggcggcggggcccgcggcgggagcggcggcggccgcctacagcggcggcggcgggggcgccGGGGCCGTGAGCGGCGCCAAGCCCGGCAAGAAGACTCGCGGCCGGGTGAAGATCAAGATGGAGTTCATCGACAACAAGCTGCGGCGTTACACCACCTTCAGCAAGAGGAAAACCGGCATCATGAAGAAG GCCTATGAGCTCTCCACGCTGACTGGCACTCAAGTCCTGCTGCTGGTGGCCAGCGAGACGGGCCATGTGTACACGTTTGCCACGCGGAAACTGCAGCCCATGATCACCAGCGAGACGGGGAAGGCGTTGATCCAAACGTGCCTCAACTCCCCGGACTCGCCCCCGCGCTCGGACCCCACCACGGACCAGCGCATGAGTGCCACGGGCTTCGAGGAGACAGACCTCACCTACCAGGTGTCCGAGTCGGACAGCAGCGGGGAGACCAAG GACGCCCTGAAACCAGCGTTCACTGTCACCAACCTGCCAGGGACGACGTCCACCATCCAGACAGCCCCCACCACCTCCACCTCCATGCAGGTCAGCAGCGGCCCGTCGTTCCCCATCACCAACTACCTGGCGCCAGTGTCTGCCAGCATCAGCCCCAATGCCGTCACCAGTGCCAACGGGACAGTGCTGAAGACCCCTGGAGCCAGTGCTGTGACATCTGGGGGCCTCATGCCCATACCCACGGGCTTCACCCTCATGTCAG GTGCTTCCCTTTCTCCGGGGACCCCTCCCATTCCTCTGGCTCAGTTGCAGCCTCACTCCCTGGCTCTTGCCAGCCAGCAGGCCCAGGTGGTGGCGGGTACGGCTGGACCgctgcagcaggcacagcagACAGTCTTCCGcttccctgccagagctggaggGCAGATCGTGTCGCTGACAG gtGGTACCATGGCTCAGCAGGTCCCAGTCCAGGCGATCCAGGTGCACCAGGCACCGCAGCAAACGTCTCCTTCTAGTGACAGCAGCACTGACCTTACACAGACCTCTTCCAGTGGAACAG GATTGGTTTGA
- the SRF gene encoding serum response factor isoform X1, with protein sequence MLPSQAGAGNGAAAALARGSGLGRSPVPRGANGGGVAAAVAAAGPPGGRLEREALYSGSEGDSESGEEEELTGERRGVKRGLAEAAAAAAAGPAAGAAAAAYSGGGGGAGAVSGAKPGKKTRGRVKIKMEFIDNKLRRYTTFSKRKTGIMKKAYELSTLTGTQVLLLVASETGHVYTFATRKLQPMITSETGKALIQTCLNSPDSPPRSDPTTDQRMSATGFEETDLTYQVSESDSSGETKDALKPAFTVTNLPGTTSTIQTAPTTSTSMQVSSGPSFPITNYLAPVSASISPNAVTSANGTVLKTPGASAVTSGGLMPIPTGFTLMSGASLSPGTPPIPLAQLQPHSLALASQQAQVVAGTAGPLQQAQQTVFRFPARAGGQIVSLTGGTMAQQVPVQAIQVHQAPQQTSPSSDSSTDLTQTSSSGTVTLPATIMTSSVPTTVGGHMMYPSPHAVMYAPTPGLADGGLAVLNAFSQAPSAMQVSHGQVQDQGGVPQVFLTAPSGTVQIPVSAVQLHQMAVIGQQSSSGSSLTELQVVNLDTSHGAKSD encoded by the exons ATGTTGCCGAGCCAGGCCGGGGCCGGGAACGGTGCCGCCGCCGCGCTGGCCCGCGGCTCGGGGTTGGGCCGGTCGCCGGTGCCGCGTGGGGCGAACGGCGGCGGGGTTGCGGCGGCcgtggcggcggcggggccgcccgGGGGCCGCCTGGAGCGGGAGGCGTTGTACAGCGGCAGCGAAGGCGACTCGGAGtcgggcgaggaggaggagctgaCCGGCGAGCGGCGCGGCGTGAAGCGGGGCCTggccgaggcggcggcggcggcggcggcggggcccgcggcgggagcggcggcggccgcctacagcggcggcggcgggggcgccGGGGCCGTGAGCGGCGCCAAGCCCGGCAAGAAGACTCGCGGCCGGGTGAAGATCAAGATGGAGTTCATCGACAACAAGCTGCGGCGTTACACCACCTTCAGCAAGAGGAAAACCGGCATCATGAAGAAG GCCTATGAGCTCTCCACGCTGACTGGCACTCAAGTCCTGCTGCTGGTGGCCAGCGAGACGGGCCATGTGTACACGTTTGCCACGCGGAAACTGCAGCCCATGATCACCAGCGAGACGGGGAAGGCGTTGATCCAAACGTGCCTCAACTCCCCGGACTCGCCCCCGCGCTCGGACCCCACCACGGACCAGCGCATGAGTGCCACGGGCTTCGAGGAGACAGACCTCACCTACCAGGTGTCCGAGTCGGACAGCAGCGGGGAGACCAAG GACGCCCTGAAACCAGCGTTCACTGTCACCAACCTGCCAGGGACGACGTCCACCATCCAGACAGCCCCCACCACCTCCACCTCCATGCAGGTCAGCAGCGGCCCGTCGTTCCCCATCACCAACTACCTGGCGCCAGTGTCTGCCAGCATCAGCCCCAATGCCGTCACCAGTGCCAACGGGACAGTGCTGAAGACCCCTGGAGCCAGTGCTGTGACATCTGGGGGCCTCATGCCCATACCCACGGGCTTCACCCTCATGTCAG GTGCTTCCCTTTCTCCGGGGACCCCTCCCATTCCTCTGGCTCAGTTGCAGCCTCACTCCCTGGCTCTTGCCAGCCAGCAGGCCCAGGTGGTGGCGGGTACGGCTGGACCgctgcagcaggcacagcagACAGTCTTCCGcttccctgccagagctggaggGCAGATCGTGTCGCTGACAG gtGGTACCATGGCTCAGCAGGTCCCAGTCCAGGCGATCCAGGTGCACCAGGCACCGCAGCAAACGTCTCCTTCTAGTGACAGCAGCACTGACCTTACACAGACCTCTTCCAGTGGAACAG TGACCCTCCCAGCGACCATCATGACGTCGTCTGTGCCAACCACGGTGGGTGGGCACATGATGTACCCCAGCCCGCACGCCGTGATGTACGCGCCCACCCCCGGCCTGGCCGACGGCGGCCTCGCCGTCCTCAACGCCTTCTCCCAGGCGCCCTCAGCCATGCAGGTGTCCCACGGCCAGGTCCAGGATCAGG GTGGCGTGCCCCAGGTGTTCCTGACAGCCCCATCAGGCACCGTTCAGATCCCAGTCTCAGCTGTCCAGCTTCACCAG ATGGCTGTCATcgggcagcagagcagcagtggcagcagcctgACGGAGCTGCAGGTGGTCAACTTGGACACCTCACATGGCGCCAAGAGTGACTGA
- the SRF gene encoding serum response factor isoform X2, translating into MLPSQAGAGNGAAAALARGSGLGRSPVPRGANGGGVAAAVAAAGPPGGRLEREALYSGSEGDSESGEEEELTGERRGVKRGLAEAAAAAAAGPAAGAAAAAYSGGGGGAGAVSGAKPGKKTRGRVKIKMEFIDNKLRRYTTFSKRKTGIMKKAYELSTLTGTQVLLLVASETGHVYTFATRKLQPMITSETGKALIQTCLNSPDSPPRSDPTTDQRMSATGFEETDLTYQVSESDSSGETKDALKPAFTVTNLPGTTSTIQTAPTTSTSMQVSSGPSFPITNYLAPVSASISPNAVTSANGTVLKTPGASAVTSGGLMPIPTGFTLMSGGTMAQQVPVQAIQVHQAPQQTSPSSDSSTDLTQTSSSGTVTLPATIMTSSVPTTVGGHMMYPSPHAVMYAPTPGLADGGLAVLNAFSQAPSAMQVSHGQVQDQGGVPQVFLTAPSGTVQIPVSAVQLHQMAVIGQQSSSGSSLTELQVVNLDTSHGAKSD; encoded by the exons ATGTTGCCGAGCCAGGCCGGGGCCGGGAACGGTGCCGCCGCCGCGCTGGCCCGCGGCTCGGGGTTGGGCCGGTCGCCGGTGCCGCGTGGGGCGAACGGCGGCGGGGTTGCGGCGGCcgtggcggcggcggggccgcccgGGGGCCGCCTGGAGCGGGAGGCGTTGTACAGCGGCAGCGAAGGCGACTCGGAGtcgggcgaggaggaggagctgaCCGGCGAGCGGCGCGGCGTGAAGCGGGGCCTggccgaggcggcggcggcggcggcggcggggcccgcggcgggagcggcggcggccgcctacagcggcggcggcgggggcgccGGGGCCGTGAGCGGCGCCAAGCCCGGCAAGAAGACTCGCGGCCGGGTGAAGATCAAGATGGAGTTCATCGACAACAAGCTGCGGCGTTACACCACCTTCAGCAAGAGGAAAACCGGCATCATGAAGAAG GCCTATGAGCTCTCCACGCTGACTGGCACTCAAGTCCTGCTGCTGGTGGCCAGCGAGACGGGCCATGTGTACACGTTTGCCACGCGGAAACTGCAGCCCATGATCACCAGCGAGACGGGGAAGGCGTTGATCCAAACGTGCCTCAACTCCCCGGACTCGCCCCCGCGCTCGGACCCCACCACGGACCAGCGCATGAGTGCCACGGGCTTCGAGGAGACAGACCTCACCTACCAGGTGTCCGAGTCGGACAGCAGCGGGGAGACCAAG GACGCCCTGAAACCAGCGTTCACTGTCACCAACCTGCCAGGGACGACGTCCACCATCCAGACAGCCCCCACCACCTCCACCTCCATGCAGGTCAGCAGCGGCCCGTCGTTCCCCATCACCAACTACCTGGCGCCAGTGTCTGCCAGCATCAGCCCCAATGCCGTCACCAGTGCCAACGGGACAGTGCTGAAGACCCCTGGAGCCAGTGCTGTGACATCTGGGGGCCTCATGCCCATACCCACGGGCTTCACCCTCATGTCAG gtGGTACCATGGCTCAGCAGGTCCCAGTCCAGGCGATCCAGGTGCACCAGGCACCGCAGCAAACGTCTCCTTCTAGTGACAGCAGCACTGACCTTACACAGACCTCTTCCAGTGGAACAG TGACCCTCCCAGCGACCATCATGACGTCGTCTGTGCCAACCACGGTGGGTGGGCACATGATGTACCCCAGCCCGCACGCCGTGATGTACGCGCCCACCCCCGGCCTGGCCGACGGCGGCCTCGCCGTCCTCAACGCCTTCTCCCAGGCGCCCTCAGCCATGCAGGTGTCCCACGGCCAGGTCCAGGATCAGG GTGGCGTGCCCCAGGTGTTCCTGACAGCCCCATCAGGCACCGTTCAGATCCCAGTCTCAGCTGTCCAGCTTCACCAG ATGGCTGTCATcgggcagcagagcagcagtggcagcagcctgACGGAGCTGCAGGTGGTCAACTTGGACACCTCACATGGCGCCAAGAGTGACTGA